The proteins below are encoded in one region of Hordeum vulgare subsp. vulgare chromosome 3H, MorexV3_pseudomolecules_assembly, whole genome shotgun sequence:
- the LOC123439626 gene encoding E3 ubiquitin-protein ligase ATL23-like, translating into MSSYITPFQPGEAVAPCCSTTTLLSALAASMACCFFLVVIFLCLRFLHLRRTRRHSAQPLQGQVQAPRPKHGLDAATIALFPSFPYGRDCSASAPDECAVCLSAVDEGETVRQLPSCKHLFHQQCVDVWLLSNASCPVCRGKVEWATGADERERAAASAAVVPIEMMDDETLSPSPPTSEPSVPERPGWFGGRASGSHSGPETDLERQ; encoded by the coding sequence ATGTCCTCATACATCACGCCGTTTCAGCCCGGAGAGGCCGTGGCCCCGTGCTGCAGCACAACGACGCTGCTCAGCGCGCTGGCGGCATCCATGGCCTGCTGCTTCTTCCTCGTCGTCATCTTCCTCTGCCTGCGCTTCCTCCACCTTCGCCGCACGCGGCGCCACAGTGCACAGCCCCTGCAAGGGCAGGTCCAGGCCCCGCGGCCCAAGCACGGCCTCGACGCCGCCACCATCGCGCTCTTCCCTTCCTTTCCGTACGGACGGGACTGCTCGGCATCGGCGCCGGACGAGTGTGCCGTGTGCCTCAGCGCCGTCGACGAGGGGGAGACGGTGAGGCAGCTCCCGAGCTGCAAGCACCTGTTCCACCAACAGTGCGTCGACGTGTGGCTCCTGTCCAACGCGTCGTGCCCGGTCTGCCGTGGGAAGGTCGAGTGGGCCACGGGCGCCGATGAGCGCGAGAGAGCCGCTGCATCGGCGGCCGTCGTGCCAATCGAGATGATGGACGATGAAACGCTGTCTCCATCGCCGCCGACGTCGGAGCCGTCCGTGCCGGAGCGGCCGGGCTGGTTTGGCGGGCGAGCCTCCGGCTCCCACTCCGGCCCGGAAACGGACTTGGAGCGGCAATAG